The DNA segment TGGAAGGCACAGTAGCATCTGTTCCTCCGCAAGGTGGACGCAAACATCCGCATCAGGAATTTATTCAAATCGATACGACAAACATTTTGTTTATTTGCGGCGGAGCCTTTGATGGTCTGGAGCAAATGATAAAGCGTCGGATTGGTAAAAAGATTATTGGTTTTAATGCGATGAGCGAAGGTCAAAAGGATCTTAAGCCAGGCGAATATCTCTCCATGGTTCTTCCGGAGGACTTGCTTAAATTCGGCTTGATTCCTGAATTTGTCGGTCGCTTGCCGGTTATTTCTACCCTAGAGCCGTTGGATGAGAACACATTGGTGCGCATTTTGTCCGAACCGAAGAATGCTTTGGTGAAGCAGTACCAGAAGCTGCTTGAGCTTGACAATGTGAACTTGACCTTTGAAACGAAGGCGCTGGAAGCTATTGCTCAAGAGGCGATTAAACGGAATACAGGCGCCCGCGGACTTCGGGCAATCATTGAAGGCATCATGCTCGATTTGATGTATGAAGTTCCTTCGCGTGAGGATATTACAGATTGCGTCATTACGGAGAAGGTGGTTCAGGATAAGATGGTTCCTGAGCTCCAGCCGAAGAAGAACAAGAAGCAAGAAGAGAGCGCGTAAGCCTACTTGGCGATTACGCTACAAAATAGATGTCTAGTCCTCCACCTTTGCGAGAAGCGCGTCAAGTTACGTGTTCGCTTGCAGGGGTGGAGCTTTGACGTTATGGGAGAGACATGAAATGACATTCTTGAGACAAGATACCCGGCCGGTCAAAGTAGGTAATCTAACGATCGGCGGCAGTAACGACGTAATCATTCAGAGCATGTGTACGACCAAGACAGCAGATGTGGCCGCAACAGTGGCTGAAATCCACCAGCTTGAGGAAGCGGGCTGCCAATTGGTTCGCGTGACCGTGAATAATGAAGAAGCTGCAGCGGCGATCAAGGAAATCAAGAAGCAGATTCACATACCGCTTGTGGCAGATATTCATTTTAATTACAAACTAGCACTACTAGCCATTGAGAACGGTATTGATAAGGTTCGGATTAATCCAGGGAATATCGGCCGTAGAGAAAAGGTTGAAGCTGTCGTAAAAGCCTGCAAGGAAAAGGGCATTCCGATTCGTATCGGGGTAAATGCAGGATCCCTTGAAAATCATTTGCTCGAAAAATATGGCTATCCTACGCCGGAGGCAATGGTAGAGAGTGCGTTGTTCCACATCGGAATTTTGGAAGAGCTTGATTTTCACGATATCATCGTGTCGCTCAAGGCGTCTGATGTACCTATGGCTATTGCTGCGTATTCCAAAGCGGCGGAGGTTATCCCTTATCCGTTGCATCTCGGCATAACCGAGGCAGGAACGTTATTCTCGGGTACCGTCAAAAGTGCAGCTGGCATTGGGGCGCTGCTATCCATGGGCATCGGTTCTACGCTTCGTATTTCATTG comes from the Paenibacillus lentus genome and includes:
- the ispG gene encoding flavodoxin-dependent (E)-4-hydroxy-3-methylbut-2-enyl-diphosphate synthase gives rise to the protein MTFLRQDTRPVKVGNLTIGGSNDVIIQSMCTTKTADVAATVAEIHQLEEAGCQLVRVTVNNEEAAAAIKEIKKQIHIPLVADIHFNYKLALLAIENGIDKVRINPGNIGRREKVEAVVKACKEKGIPIRIGVNAGSLENHLLEKYGYPTPEAMVESALFHIGILEELDFHDIIVSLKASDVPMAIAAYSKAAEVIPYPLHLGITEAGTLFSGTVKSAAGIGALLSMGIGSTLRISLSADPVEEVKVARELLKTFGLISNAATLVSCPTCGRLDIDLFAIANEVEDYIANLKVPIKVSVLGCAVNGPGEAREADIGIAGARGEGLLFRYGEMIRKVPEADLVSELKKEIDHIVEVYEATGEIPGRKEHRAANAKA